A region of Vigna radiata var. radiata cultivar VC1973A chromosome 6, Vradiata_ver6, whole genome shotgun sequence DNA encodes the following proteins:
- the LOC106764365 gene encoding pathogenesis-related protein 5, translating to MAFHPQTIFPITFLLAILLSGQKPCESARVFTIVNYCKETLWPAVTPGENFNGGGFVLKPGQSAVFTAPVSWSGRIWARTGCKFDQNGNGQCQTGSCGTTLKCSASGKTPASLAEFTLAQPDFYDVSLVDGFNVPISIRPINGKGNCSSAGCDSDLRATCPNELSVKANGKTIGCRSACDVFNTDEYCCRGNYGNPSTCKPTFYSKKFKEACPTSYSYAYDDPTSIFTCSGTDYVIAFCSSRKRQVCTYHNNKLHCSGSQGLKSLIGRWCILIITLFSVLSLWNRF from the exons ATGGCGTTTCATCCTCAAACCATCTTTCCGATCACTTTCCTTCTTGCAATACTTTTATCAG GGCAAAAACCATGCGAGAGCGCCAGAGTTTTCACCATCGTCAACTATTGCAAGGAGACACTGTGGCCGGCGGTGACGCCGGGAGAAAACTTCAACGGCGGCGGTTTCGTCCTCAAACCGGGCCAATCCGCGGTATTCACGGCCCCGGTCAGTTGGAGCGGCCGCATTTGGGCTCGAACCGGTTGCAAATTCGACCAGAACGGAAACGGCCAGTGCCAAACCGGTTCATGCGGCACCACGCTGAAATGTTCGGCCTCGGGAAAAACGCCCGCTTCACTGGCGGAATTCACACTCGCTCAACCCGACTTCTACGACGTTAGCCTGGTGGACGGCTTCAACGTCCCCATCTCCATTAGGCCCATTAACGGAAAGGGAAACTGCTCTTCCGCGGGGTGCGACTCCGACCTCAGAGCTACTTGCCCTAACGAACTGTCCGTTAAGGCTAACGGGAAGACGATTGGGTGCCGTAGCGCGTGTGACGTGTTTAACACGGACGAGTATTGCTGCAGAGGGAACTATGGGAACCCCTCCACTTGCAAACCCACCTTTTATTCCAAGAAGTTTAAGGAAGCTTGTCCCACTTCTTACAGTTATGCGTACGATGATCCAACCAGCATCTTCACTTGTTCTGGAACTGATTATGTCATCGCCTTCTGCTCTTCCAGGAAACGACAGGTATGCACGTACCATAACAACAAGCTTCACTGCAGTGGATCACAAGGGTTGAAATCCTTGATTGGAAGGTGGTGCATCCTAATTATAACTCTGTTTTCGGTTCTTAGTTTATGGAATCGATTCTAG